Proteins encoded within one genomic window of Sphingomonas sp. KRR8:
- a CDS encoding universal stress protein, with protein MKTILCHISDEASIDQRVQSALAVARCFGGHVRFLQIMPYDAFVAADGFGGIYVLNDLIKAVEEQQEATSDRLEREMAREDVSWDVKRATGSIAHTIASYAALADLVVTGRVPRGTPDAISSGNLPDIVQKTRTPVLVPAADSKVIDPTAPALIAWDRSFEAAAAIKQALPLLRMASAVHVATVSNEPHEPGSFPATAVLEYLSRHGVHAELREVRRGGDDPALLLVGTAHDVGARLVVAGAYHHNRIGEFWMGGVTRTLLGDCPLSLLLAR; from the coding sequence GTGAAGACCATCCTGTGCCACATCAGCGACGAAGCCTCGATCGACCAGCGGGTGCAAAGCGCCTTGGCCGTCGCGCGCTGTTTCGGAGGGCATGTCCGCTTCCTGCAGATCATGCCGTACGACGCATTCGTCGCGGCCGACGGCTTCGGCGGAATCTACGTCCTCAATGACCTGATCAAGGCCGTCGAAGAACAGCAGGAGGCCACCTCCGACCGGCTGGAGCGCGAGATGGCTCGCGAGGACGTGAGCTGGGATGTGAAGCGCGCCACCGGCTCGATCGCGCATACGATCGCCAGCTACGCGGCCTTGGCCGACCTGGTGGTCACCGGGCGCGTCCCCCGCGGCACACCCGATGCGATCAGTTCCGGCAACCTGCCCGATATCGTCCAGAAGACCCGCACCCCCGTGCTGGTGCCGGCAGCGGACTCCAAGGTCATCGACCCCACCGCTCCAGCGCTCATCGCCTGGGACCGCAGTTTCGAAGCCGCCGCGGCGATCAAGCAGGCGCTGCCGCTGCTGCGCATGGCCTCCGCCGTGCATGTCGCCACGGTCAGCAACGAACCACACGAACCCGGCAGCTTCCCTGCAACGGCGGTGCTGGAATATCTGTCCCGGCACGGGGTCCATGCGGAATTGCGCGAAGTCCGGCGCGGCGGTGACGATCCTGCCCTTCTGCTGGTCGGCACGGCTCATGACGTCGGCGCCCGGCTGGTCGTGGCCGGTGCCTACCACCACAACCGGATCGGCGAGTTCTGGATGGGCGGGGTGACCCGCACCTTGCTTGGTGATTGCCCGTTGTCGCTGCTGCTCGCCCGTTAG